The Halobacterium sp. CBA1132 genome has a segment encoding these proteins:
- a CDS encoding helix-turn-helix transcriptional regulator, translated as MENSLRDHRDRSDISQRELAERVGVTRQTINAVEGDRYDPSVELVFKLAAFFEVPVETLFSPDVALDATVSDLD; from the coding sequence GTGGAGAACTCGCTGCGCGACCACCGCGACCGCTCCGACATCAGCCAGCGCGAACTCGCCGAGCGCGTCGGCGTCACCCGCCAGACCATCAACGCCGTCGAGGGCGACCGCTACGACCCCTCCGTCGAACTCGTGTTCAAACTCGCGGCGTTCTTCGAGGTCCCCGTCGAGACGCTGTTCAGCCCCGACGTCGCCCTCGACGCGACCGTCTCGGACCTCGACTAA